From a region of the Mytilus galloprovincialis chromosome 3, xbMytGall1.hap1.1, whole genome shotgun sequence genome:
- the LOC143066257 gene encoding uncharacterized protein LOC143066257 — MYCTNCGMQIEPKSKFCSNCGHRIEADVQQLELQETSDVNKEGAPKMTNEARVSLEALKTKWGASVQRMNKKRVFTGMKKEEPTKTVALHVKILDGKMKMVQRAFKDGLGIDRGYVKIDVQIDSTCRDWMRSVRACFQPSPDLHPYISTSKGNLDKIDSAYTFKQLRNSQKEKKVASTKYAIYFQIKKSRHAIVGTYLKSTDGKRMPVPKVVIEIEDENEREPQVKDEDNFINKQNVEILRELERESSNDKVSGEGEGLWESDLEDPALDTVFAFSNYQ, encoded by the exons ATGTATTGTACTAATTGTGGTATGCAAATTGAACCAAAGAGCAAGTTCTGTAGCAACTGTGGTCACAGAATTGAAG CAGATGTACAACAGTTAGAATTACAAGAAACATCAGATG taaacaAAGAAGGAGCGCCTAAAATGACAAATG AGGCAAGAGTCAGTTTAGAGGCCCTAAAAACGAAATGGGGTGCTTCGGTACAGAGGATGAACAAGAAAAGAGTATTTACTGGTATGAAAAAAGAGGAACCAACAAAAACAGTG GCTCTTCATGTTAAGATTTTAGACGGAAAGATGAAGATGGTGCAGAGAGCTTTTAAGGATGGTCTGGGTATAGATCGGGGTTACGTCAAAATTGACGTCCAAATAGATAGTACCTGCAGAGACTGGATGAGATCTGTTCGTGCCTGCTTCCAGCCATCACCCGATCTACATCCATACATATCCACCAGCAAAGGAAATTTAGATAAGATTGATTCAGCCTATACATTTAAACAGCTAAGAAATAGCCAGAAAGAAAAAAAGGTGGCATCAACAAAATATGCTATCTACTTTCAGATAAAAAAGA GTCGACATGCTATAGTTGGAACATACCTAAAATCTACAGATGGAAAACGCATGCCTGTACCtaag GTTGTAATTGAAATAGAAGATGAGAACGAACGTGAGCCTCAGGTCAAGGACGAAGACAATTTCATCAATAAGCAAAACGTGGAGATTCTGAGGGAACTCGAAAGGGAAAGTAGTAATGACAAG GTAAGCGGAGAAGGTGAAGGCCTATGGGAAAGTGACCTGGAAGATCCTGCACTTGACACGGTATTTGCCTTTTCAAACTATCAGTAA